The following are encoded together in the Primulina tabacum isolate GXHZ01 chromosome 18, ASM2559414v2, whole genome shotgun sequence genome:
- the LOC142533093 gene encoding putative protein phosphatase 2C 12, which produces MLSKSDDHHTVPLSVLLKRELANEKIERPEISHGQANQSKKGEDLTFIKTECERVLGDGVTTYSVFALFDGHNGSAAAIYSKENLLTNILHAIPPDLNSNEWISALPRALVAGFVKTDKDFQEKAQTSGTTVTFVIIEGWIVTVASVGDSRAILESNEGEIYYLSADHRLECSEEERERITSSGGEVGRLNTGGGTEIGPLRCWPGGLCLSRSIGDMDVGEFIVPVPYVKQVKLSTTGGRLIISSDGVWDALSAETAFECCRGMPPDAAASEIVKEAVQLKGLRDDTTCIVVDIKPPEKHDPPKPPPKKQGKGVFKSMFRKKPSESSSQVDKEDFFEPDAVEELFEEGSASLSERLDSKYPICNMFKLFMCAVCQVEIKPGEGISIHAGTSDPRKLRPWDGPFLCLTCQEKKEAMEGKRSSGAGSRYSSGSE; this is translated from the exons ATGTTGTCCAAGAGTGATGACCATCATACAGTCCCATTATCTGTTTTATTAAAGCGGGAATTGGCCAATGAGAAGATTGAGAGGCCTGAAATCTCACATGGTCAGGCCAATCAGAGCAAGAAAGGCGAGGACCTGACATTTATTAAGACAGAATGTGAAAGGGTATTAGGTGATGGAGTCACCACATATTCGGTTTTTGCG TTATTTGATGGCCATAATGGATCTGCGGCTGCTATATATTCCAAAGAGAATCTCTTGACCAACATTTTGCATGCTATCCCACCAGATCTTAACAGTAATGAATGGATCTCGGCATTGCCCAGGGCTTTGGTTGCAGGGTTTGTGAAAACAGATAAAGATTTCCAGGAAAAAG CGCAAACTTCGGGCACAACGGTGACCTTTGTGATAATCGAAGGATGGATTGTAACAGTTGCTTCGGTTGGTGATTCTCGTGCCATACTTGAATCCAATGAGGGGGAAATATATTATCTGTCAGCAGATCATAGACTTGAATGCAGTGAAGAAGA gAGGGAAAGAATAACATCTAGTGGAGGTGAGGTGGGGAGGCTTAATACCGGAGGTGGCACAGAG ATTGGTCCGTTAAGATGTTGGCCTGGTGGATTGTGTCTTTCACGATCTATTGGAGATATGGATGTTGGAGAATTCATAGTTCCAGTTCCTTATGTAAAGCAAGTGAAG CTATCGACAACTGGAGGCAGACTTATTATCTCAAGTGATGGTGTTTGGGACGCATTATCTGCAGAAACAGCTTTTGAGTGTTGTCGTGGAATGCCACCAGATGCTGCAGCATCAGAAATTGTCAAA GAAGCTGTACAGTTAAAAGGTCTTCGAGATGATACTACGTGTATTGTAGTAGATATAAAACCTCCAGAGAAGCATGATCCTCCAAAACCACCTCCAAAGAAGCAAGGGAAAGGAGTCTTTAAGTCTATGTTTCGCAAAAAACCTTCCGAATCATCTTCTCAGGTTGACAAGGAAGACTTCTTCGAGCCAGATGCTGTAGAGGAATTATTTGAGGAAGGCTCAGCTTCACTTTCAGAAAG GTTGGACTCGAAGTACCCGATCTGCAATATGTTCAAGTTATTCATGTGCGCAGTTTGCCAAGTGGAAATAAAACCTGGAGAAGGTATATCCATACATGCAGGAACATCTGACCCTAGAAAATTACGGCCTTGGGATGGTCCCTTCCTTTGCTTGACCTGTCAAGAGAAGAAAGAAGCCATGGAAGGGAAAAGATCTTCTGGAG CTGGCTCTAGATATAGTAGTGGGAGTGAATAG
- the LOC142533245 gene encoding BRI1 kinase inhibitor 1-like translates to MEIQSQIERNTEEESPNGSKFNPLSPTSSPNHEFSFTTSSLHPQSEVPDQNKSNPSFAIDLSPADKIFFHGHLLPLHYLYNHPVYPRSSNDSLDSFTLPIEELSGEYNSSSNTYTDQQEYISIDHINPTCQESCSSVLKEEGRPRKPISFSLFGFSKWRKGCEEKQGNGRQETDRKQKRKSKFNLSTVVKRYMRFINPFLSLRNRRMNPQFHGQTYSSFSGNLRVRNKKQLRGRRGELSAPASMRNCPTNSGLLVASGTATPTARDSTMEELQTAIQSAIAHCKKSIAAEETIHVK, encoded by the coding sequence ATGGAAATACAGTCTCAAATCGAAAGAAATACAGAAGAAGAGAGCCCTAATGGATCCAAATTCAATCCACTGTCACCAACATCCTCTCCCAACCATGAATTCTCCTTCACAACCAGCTCCCTCCATCCGCAATCGGAAGTTCCCGATCAAAACAAATCCAACCCTTCATTTGCCATCGACTTATCGCCTGCAGACAAAATTTTCTTCCATGGCCATTTACTTCCTTTGCACTACCTCTATAATCACCCTGTCTACCCCCGATCCTCCAACGATTCATTAGACAGTTTCACCCTCCCAATTGAAGAACTTTCCGGAGAATATAACTCGAGCTCCAATACTTACACCGACCAGCAAGAATACATCAGCATTGATCATATTAATCCCACTTGCCAAGAAAGTTGCAGCAGTGTCTTGAAAGAAGAAGGGAGACCTAGGAAACCAATATCCTTCTCTTTATTCGGGTTTTCGAAATGGAGAAAGGGGTGTGAAGAAAAACAGGGCAACGGTAGACAAGAAACAGATCGAAAACAGAAGAGAAAGTCCAAGTTCAACTTAAGTACTGTCGTGAAAAGGTACATGAGATTCATAAATCCATTTCTTTCTTTAAGAAACAGGAGAATGAATCCTCAGTTCCACGGTCAAACTTATTCGTCATTCTCTGGGAATTTACGTGTAAGAAACAAGAAGCAACTGAGAGGGAGGAGAGGAGAATTATCAGCACCAGCTTCAATGAGGAATTGTCCTACAAATAGTGGCCTTTTGGTGGCAAGTGGAACTGCTACTCCTACTGCAAGAGACAGTACCATGGAAGAATTACAGACCGCAATTCAATCCGCAATTGCTCATTGCAAGAAATCCATTGCCGCTGAAGAAACAATACAtgtcaaataa